The nucleotide window GTCGTAGTCGCGCAGGTCGCGGCCGTCCAGCAGGATGCGGCCCTCGTCCGGGTCGTACAGGCGGGCCAGCAGTTTCACCAGGGTGGTCTTGCCGGCGCCGTTCTCGCCCACCAGCGCCAGCACCTCGCCGGCGTGCAGTTCGAAGTCCAGGTGGCGCACCGCCCAGCGTTCGGCATCGGGATAGCGGAAGCCGACGTTCTCGAACACGAAGCCGCGGGCGATCGGGCGCGGCACCGGCACCGGCTGCGCCGGTGAGGTGATTTCCGGCTCGATCTCGAAGAACGAGAACAGATCGTCCAGGTACAGGGCCTGTCCGGCCACCTGCGAAAAGCCGATCAGCAGGCCCTCCAGCAGCTGGCGCAGGCGCAGGAAACTGCCGGCCAGGAAGGTCAGGTCGCCGATGCTGAAGTCGCCGCGCACCGTGCGCCAGGCGATGTAGCCGTAGGCCACGTAGTAGCCCAGCGTTCCCAGCGCCGCCAGCAGCGCGCCCCACACCGCGCGCCGCCGCGCCAGCGCGCGGTTGGCGAGGAAGAACTTCTCGGCCAGCGTGCGGTAGCGGTCGATCAGGAAACGGTGGAGGTTGAAGATCTTCACCTCCTTGGCCGTTTCCACGCTGGCGCCCATCTGGCGCAGGTACTCCAGCTGGCGGCGTTCGGGCGTCCACTGGAAGTTCAGCGAATAGCCCAGCGCATTGAAATGCGCCTCGCCGATGAAGGCCGGCACCAGCGCCAGCGCCAGCAGCGCGATCAGCCATGGCGCGTACACCAGCAGGCCGGCGGCGAAGCTGACCACGGTGATGGCATCCTGCACCTGGCCGAACAGCTGGCTCATCAGGTTCATGCGCCCCATCGTCTGGCGGCGCGCGCGGTCCAGCTTGTCCTGCAGGTCGGGGTCTTCGAAGTCCTCCAGGTCCAGCTGCGCCGCATGCTCCATCAGGCGGATGCTGGTGGCGTTGGTGAACAGCTCCGACAACAGCGCATCGGCGTAGCTCACCAGCCGTCCCAGCAGGTCGGACACGATGGCCAGGCCGAATTCCAGCGCCAGCAGGCCCAGCAGGGTGTCGAGCTGGCCACCGCGCCAGGCTTCGCCCAGCGAGCCGAAGTCCAGCCCCAGCCCGACCAGGCCGATGGCCTCGTCGATGATCAGCTTGCCGATGTACAGCGTGGCCACCGGCATGAGCGCGCGCACCCCCCGCAGGCCCAGGCTGGCGAGGGTCAGCGTGCGGCTGGTCTGCCAGATCTGGCGCAGGAAGGGCGCCAGGTTGCGCATCGCATCGAAGCGTTCGCGCAGGTTGGGTTGGCCGGCGCGCCGCGCGGGCGCATGCGAGGAAGGGGACGCCATGCGGGGATTGTGCCTGCTATCCCCGTCGTCGTCAGTGAACGCCTCGCGCCGCCGATTCCCGAGCCGGCGTCATCGCGCGTGGAGGCTTCAACGCAGCGCCAGGGCCGCCAGCGGTTGCACGGACACGGGCTGTCCGGCGTCCACGCGTTCGCCGCCCCGCACGATCAGGCGGTCGCCGGCGCGCACGTCGCCGCTGATTTCGACCAGTCCGTCCACGGTGGCGCCGGTCTTCACCGCCAGCCGTTCGGCCTTGCCGGCATTGTCCACGCGCAGCACGAAGTCGCCTTCGCGGCGCAGGATCACCGCATCGCGCGGCACGGCCACGACGCTGCGGGGCTCGGCGCTGGGCAGTCCCACTTCCACGGCCGTGCCGACCGGTGCCTGCGCACCGCCCAGGGCGATGCGCAGTTCCAGCTGTCGCGAGGCCTCGTCGCCCACCGGCACCAGCGCGCTGACGGGGTAGTCGCGCTCGCCGTCGGCGCTGCGCACGCGTACCGCCGTGCCCGGGCCCAGGTGACGTGCCAGTTCCACCGGCGCGCGCACGCGCACCTCGGGCGCGGCGGTGTCCACCAGCCGCGCCACCGATGCGCCGGTCACCAGGTACTCGCCGCGCTGGGTGTGGCGTTCGGCCACCACGCCGTCGAACGGCGCACGCACCACCATCTGGGTGCGCTGGTGCCGGATCTGGGCCAGCTGGGCCTGCGCGCGGGCATGGTCCTGCGCCAGCATGTCGCGCTCGGCCCGCAACTGCTCGTACTGCGAACGCGCGATGTTCTGCTGGGCCGCCAGCTGCGCATAGCGTTGCTCCTGGCGCACGGCCAGATCCAGCTGGGCCCGGATGCGGGCCAGCTCCGCCTCGCTCTCGCGAGCGCGCAGGCGCAGCGCCGTGTCGTCCAGCACCGCCAGCGCCTGTCCGGCGCGTACGCGCTGCCCGACCTCGGCCACCTGCAGCACGCGCCCTTCCAGTTCGCTCGCCACCCGCGCGTCGCGACGGCTGATGATGCTGCCGGGCGCCCAGTGGCGTGGCGCGAAGTCGGTACGCACCGCCGGGGCGACGCTGACAATGGCGGGCGGCGCTTCGGCGGCGGGGGCACTGGCATCGGCGTCCAGGCGGAGCAGGGGCAGGGCGAGGATGCCGGCCAGCGCGAGCGCGATGAGGGATTTGTGCAGCAGGGGCATGTCGTTCTCCGGAGCAGGGGTCAGGAAGCGGGGGGATGCAGCGGCGCGGCGTGCATCGACGGCACGGCGGCGGGGGCTGCGCGGCGGGTCGCCAGGCGCAGCAGCGCAGGCACCAGCACCACGGTGAACAGCAGGCTCAGCGCCACGCCGCCCACCGACACGGCGGCCAGGCCGCGATAGATCACCGCGCCGGGGCCGGGATTGATGGCCATCGGCAACGCGCCCAGCACGCCGGTGAGCGCCGCGATCAGGATCGGGCGCAGGCGCTGTTCCAGCGCCTGCTTCAGGGCCGTGTCCAGGGACGCGCCTTGCGCCTGCGCTTCGCGCGTCTGTGCGACCAGCAGGATGGCGTTGTTGATCACCATGCCCAGCAGCATGATGAAGCCGATCATGGACAGCAGGTCCAGCGTCTGCCCGGCCGCCAGGTCGAGCACGCGCAGGCCGGCCACGCCGCCCAGCACGGCCATCGGCAGCGTGGCCATGACGAAGGCGCTGTCGCGCAGCGAGCGGAACATCGCCGCCATCAGCATGAACAGCACCACCAGCGCCATGGCGAAGTTCATGCCCATGCTGCGCACCACTTCGCCCAGCCGGTCGGCGCTGCCGGAGACGCGGATGGCGGCATCCGCCGGCAGGCGGTCGCGCAGCGCCGGGACGATCTCGTCGTCGACGATGTCCAGGGCCTCTTCCAGCGACATCGCCGCCGGGGGATCGACGGTGAGGGTGACCGTGCGGCGGCGGTCGATGCGGCGCAGCTGGTTGGGCGCCAGCACGGTGTCCACCTGCGCCAGCTCGGCCAGGCTCAGCACGCCGCCCTGCGGCGTGGCCAGGGGTGCGGCGCCCAGGCCGGCGATGTCGTCTTCGCTGCCGCTGCGCAGGATGATGGCCAGGCGGCGGTCGCCGTCGAAATGCTCGCCCAGCCACTGTCCGTCGCCCAGCGTGCGCACCACGGTGCCCAGTTCGGGTCGCCGCCAGCCTATTTCGGCCAGGCGCCGGTCGTCGGGATTGACGCGCAGTTCCGGCGTGCCGCCGTCGGCGCTGGGCCAGGCCTGCACATTCGCGCCGGCGAAGCGCTCGGCCAGCAGCTTGCGTCCGGACTCCGCCGCGCGGGCGAGCGCGTCGCCGTCGCCGTGCTGCAGGTGGATGGCGATGGCGCGCGCCGAACCCCCGAAGCTGCCGAACAGCTCGCCCTCGCTGGCGAAGGCGCGCGTGTCCGGGAAGCCGACGACGATCTCATCGCGCACGATGCGCTCCAGTTCGCCGATATCGGCCGGGTCCACCACGCGCGCGCCCAGCGTGCCGCCGCCCGGCCACAGGTTGAGGTACCAGTTGCTCAACTGCGGCCCCTTCTCTCCGTCCATGTAGGGCCGCATGCGTTCCAGCAGCACCGGTGCGATCTCGCGGTTCACGCGCTCCGGGCTCATGCCGGGCGGGAAGTTGAAGAACGCATCGACGGCGGCGCGCTTCACCGGCGGCAGGTAGTCGATCTGCGGCATCAGCAGCGCGGCGAGCAGGGCGGGCGCCAGCACGAGCGCGCCGACCCAGCCCCACTGGCGCGTCCGGCCCTCGGTGGTCTTCAGTGCCCAGTCGCTCAGGCGCGACCAGAACCGGTGCTGGCGTTCTTCGCCAGGCCGCGTGCGCAGCCAACTGCCGGCGGCGGCGGGCAACACGGTGACGGCGATCAGCAGCGAGATGCCGACGGCGATGGAAATGGTCAGGGCGAGATCGGCGAACAGCTGGCCTTCCACGTCCTCCATGAAGATCACCGGCAGGAACACCGCCACCGTCGTCAGGGTGGAGGCGACCAGTGCGCCACCGACCTGGCGCGTGCCCTCCAGCGCGGCGCGCGCGGGTGGCAGGCCTTGCTCGCGCAGGCGCACGATGTTCTCGGCCACCACCACCGCCGCATCCATCACCATGCCCACCGCGAACGCCAGTCCGGCCAGCGAGATGACGTTGAGGCTGCGCCCGGTCAGCTGCAGCACGATGAACGTCGCCAGCAGCGAAATGGGAATGGCGCAGGCGATCAGCGCGGTGGCGCGCACGTCGCGCAGGAACCACCACAGGCAGCCCACGGCCAGCAGCACGCCGACGGTGAGGCTGCCGGACAGCAGGCCCAGTGCGCGGTTGATGAAGACCGAGGCATCGAAGCTCTGGGCGATGTCCAGGCCCCGCGGCCGGAGTTCCTGCTCGCGCACCTCGGCGACGACCTGCTTGACCTGGTCCAGCGTGTTCAGGACGTTGGCGCCGCTCTCGCGCAGGATGCGCAGGCCGATGGCGGGATTGCCGTTCTGGTAGGCGAAGAAGCGCTGCTCGGGCCGCTTGACCTGGACGCTGGCGACATCGGCCAGGCGCACCGGGCGGCCGTCGCGCCAGGCCAGGATCAGCTCGCCCAGTGCCTCGGGCGAATAGCGCCCGGCGAAGCGCAGCACGTATTCGCGGCGGCCGGCTTCGACCACGCCCCCGGACACATCGGTGGCGCGCGCGGCCACGGCGGCCACCTCGGGGATCTGGATGCCGAGCGCCGCGGCGCGCGCCAGGTCCAGGGTGATGGTCAGCTCCTCTTCCGCGCCGCCATTGATGTCCACGCCGGCCACGCCGTCGACCGAGGTCAACCGCGGCACGATGCGGTCCTCGATGAACTGCCGGTAATCCAGGATGTCGCCACGCGTGCCGGGCAGCTTCTGCACGAAGAAGTAGGTCAGCGAATTGTTGGCGTTGTCCGCGCCGGCCTGCACCACCGGCGGCGTGGCGTCGCGGGGCAGCGGCTGCAGACGGTTCATCCGCGACAGCACTTCCACCAGCATGGCGTCCATGTCGCTGCCCACGGCGAAGGTCAGGTTGATGGAGCTGTTGCCGGCATTGACGTTGGAGGCCATCTCCTCCAGCCCGGGCAGGCCCTGCATCACCGTCTCGATGGGCTCGACGATCTCCGACTCCATTTCCTGCGGCGAGGCGGCGCGCCAGCTGGTCTGGATGGACATCTGCGGGCGTTCGATGTCGGGGAACAGCTGCAGCGGCAGCTTGCCCAGGCTCATCAGGCCGAACGCGCAGACCATCGCCACGACGACCGCGACGGCGGCCGGATTGCGCAGGGAGGCTTCGGTGAGTTTCATCGTGCGGGTCCGCGGGGTGGTCGGCGGTGCGCACGATGCGCGCAGCGAACGCGGGCGTTATGGCCCGGAAGTCATGCGTGGCGCGGCGTTGCGGTGAGTGGTGGATGCGCTACGACGAGCCGAGTCTGGAGATTCCCGATTACGCTGGAGACGCACCAGATTCCTGCATCGTCATCCCGGCGAATGCCGCGATCCATTCCGCTCTTGCCATGGGTCGATGGAAAGAAGCGGAAGCCATAGCGGTCCCGGCGTTCGCCGGGATGACGGAATTGTCTCGATCGCACCCGGGGCAGCGTCTGTTCCGCAATGCCGCGGCTACAGCAACACCGCCAGCTTGTCGCGATGGCTGCGCGAGAGCTTCAGTTCCTGGCCGCAGTCCAGGCGCAGGAAGCTCTCGCCGTTGGTGTGCGGGCGCATCTCCACCACGCGGCGCGCGTTGACGATGGTGGAGCGGTGGATGCGCGGAAAGCGCTGCGGGTCCAGCTGCTTCTCCAGCTCGCGCATGGTGGCGCGCAGCACCAGGGTATTGCCGTTCGGCCCGTCGCCGTCGGTATGGATGCACATGTAGTCGCCGGCCGCGTCGATCCAGCGGATGCTGTGCAGGTCCACGCGCACGGTGCGGCCGCCGTCGCGCACCGCCAGCTTGTCCTCGCGCCGCAACAGGTCCAGCGCGTCGGGCTTGAGCGCTTCGTCCAGGTCCAGCAGCGGGCGGCCGCTGAGTTCGCCCAGCAGGCCGAGCAGGTGCGCACAATGGCCGCTGGCCTGGCGCTGGGCGCGTGCCTGGCGCACCCGCGCCAGCGCCTGCGCCAGGCGGGAGTCCTCCACCGGCTTGAGCAGGTAATCGGTGGCCGAGGCCTCGAACGCGCGGATCGCGTAGTGGTCGTAGGCGGTGACGAACACCACCAGCGGCATCTCGCTGGCGGGTATCGCCCGCAGGGTCTGGAAGCCGTCCATGCCCGGCATCTGCACGTCCAGGAACATCAGGTCGGGGCGGTGCTCGCGCAGTCCGCCGATGGCCGAAGCGCCATCGCCGTAGTAGCCCACGATCTGCACGTCGGCATGGGCGGCAAGCCGGATCTCCAGTCCGCGGCGGGCCAGCGGCTCATCGTCGACCA belongs to Pseudoxanthomonas sp. F37 and includes:
- a CDS encoding ABC transporter ATP-binding protein, encoding MASPSSHAPARRAGQPNLRERFDAMRNLAPFLRQIWQTSRTLTLASLGLRGVRALMPVATLYIGKLIIDEAIGLVGLGLDFGSLGEAWRGGQLDTLLGLLALEFGLAIVSDLLGRLVSYADALLSELFTNATSIRLMEHAAQLDLEDFEDPDLQDKLDRARRQTMGRMNLMSQLFGQVQDAITVVSFAAGLLVYAPWLIALLALALVPAFIGEAHFNALGYSLNFQWTPERRQLEYLRQMGASVETAKEVKIFNLHRFLIDRYRTLAEKFFLANRALARRRAVWGALLAALGTLGYYVAYGYIAWRTVRGDFSIGDLTFLAGSFLRLRQLLEGLLIGFSQVAGQALYLDDLFSFFEIEPEITSPAQPVPVPRPIARGFVFENVGFRYPDAERWAVRHLDFELHAGEVLALVGENGAGKTTLVKLLARLYDPDEGRILLDGRDLRDYDIDDLRANIGVIFQDFVRYHLTAGENIGVGRIEAMHDQDRIRAAAARAMADEVIERLPRGYDQLIGRRFKDSVDLSGGQWQKIAIARAYMRDAQVMILDEPTAALDARSEFEVFQRFKELSDNRTAVLISHRFSSVRMADRILVLDEGRLEASGTHEQLMAQGGRYAELFELQAAGYR
- a CDS encoding efflux RND transporter periplasmic adaptor subunit, with the protein product MPLLHKSLIALALAGILALPLLRLDADASAPAAEAPPAIVSVAPAVRTDFAPRHWAPGSIISRRDARVASELEGRVLQVAEVGQRVRAGQALAVLDDTALRLRARESEAELARIRAQLDLAVRQEQRYAQLAAQQNIARSQYEQLRAERDMLAQDHARAQAQLAQIRHQRTQMVVRAPFDGVVAERHTQRGEYLVTGASVARLVDTAAPEVRVRAPVELARHLGPGTAVRVRSADGERDYPVSALVPVGDEASRQLELRIALGGAQAPVGTAVEVGLPSAEPRSVVAVPRDAVILRREGDFVLRVDNAGKAERLAVKTGATVDGLVEISGDVRAGDRLIVRGGERVDAGQPVSVQPLAALALR
- a CDS encoding efflux RND transporter permease subunit: MKLTEASLRNPAAVAVVVAMVCAFGLMSLGKLPLQLFPDIERPQMSIQTSWRAASPQEMESEIVEPIETVMQGLPGLEEMASNVNAGNSSINLTFAVGSDMDAMLVEVLSRMNRLQPLPRDATPPVVQAGADNANNSLTYFFVQKLPGTRGDILDYRQFIEDRIVPRLTSVDGVAGVDINGGAEEELTITLDLARAAALGIQIPEVAAVAARATDVSGGVVEAGRREYVLRFAGRYSPEALGELILAWRDGRPVRLADVASVQVKRPEQRFFAYQNGNPAIGLRILRESGANVLNTLDQVKQVVAEVREQELRPRGLDIAQSFDASVFINRALGLLSGSLTVGVLLAVGCLWWFLRDVRATALIACAIPISLLATFIVLQLTGRSLNVISLAGLAFAVGMVMDAAVVVAENIVRLREQGLPPARAALEGTRQVGGALVASTLTTVAVFLPVIFMEDVEGQLFADLALTISIAVGISLLIAVTVLPAAAGSWLRTRPGEERQHRFWSRLSDWALKTTEGRTRQWGWVGALVLAPALLAALLMPQIDYLPPVKRAAVDAFFNFPPGMSPERVNREIAPVLLERMRPYMDGEKGPQLSNWYLNLWPGGGTLGARVVDPADIGELERIVRDEIVVGFPDTRAFASEGELFGSFGGSARAIAIHLQHGDGDALARAAESGRKLLAERFAGANVQAWPSADGGTPELRVNPDDRRLAEIGWRRPELGTVVRTLGDGQWLGEHFDGDRRLAIILRSGSEDDIAGLGAAPLATPQGGVLSLAELAQVDTVLAPNQLRRIDRRRTVTLTVDPPAAMSLEEALDIVDDEIVPALRDRLPADAAIRVSGSADRLGEVVRSMGMNFAMALVVLFMLMAAMFRSLRDSAFVMATLPMAVLGGVAGLRVLDLAAGQTLDLLSMIGFIMLLGMVINNAILLVAQTREAQAQGASLDTALKQALEQRLRPILIAALTGVLGALPMAINPGPGAVIYRGLAAVSVGGVALSLLFTVVLVPALLRLATRRAAPAAVPSMHAAPLHPPAS
- a CDS encoding LytTR family DNA-binding domain-containing protein, with amino-acid sequence MDTAVSAPLRAIVVDDEPLARRGLEIRLAAHADVQIVGYYGDGASAIGGLREHRPDLMFLDVQMPGMDGFQTLRAIPASEMPLVVFVTAYDHYAIRAFEASATDYLLKPVEDSRLAQALARVRQARAQRQASGHCAHLLGLLGELSGRPLLDLDEALKPDALDLLRREDKLAVRDGGRTVRVDLHSIRWIDAAGDYMCIHTDGDGPNGNTLVLRATMRELEKQLDPQRFPRIHRSTIVNARRVVEMRPHTNGESFLRLDCGQELKLSRSHRDKLAVLL